The following coding sequences lie in one Deinococcus sp. YIM 134068 genomic window:
- a CDS encoding response regulator: protein MRSIQILLVEDNAADILLTEEAFSEAEFPHTLHLARDGVEALAFLRREGEHLGAPHPDVILLDLNMPRMGGLELLDVLKVHDELRHIPVIVLTTSRAEQDIWRSYHLHANAYIPKPVALGEFVEVIRSFGAFWFGTAALPPDRQP, encoded by the coding sequence ATGAGGTCCATTCAGATTCTGCTCGTGGAGGACAACGCCGCCGACATCCTGCTCACGGAGGAGGCGTTCAGCGAGGCGGAGTTTCCCCACACGCTGCACCTCGCCCGCGACGGGGTGGAGGCGCTGGCGTTCCTGCGGCGGGAGGGCGAACACCTGGGTGCCCCGCACCCGGACGTGATCCTGCTCGACCTGAACATGCCGCGCATGGGTGGGCTGGAACTGCTCGATGTCCTCAAGGTCCACGACGAACTGCGCCACATCCCCGTCATCGTCCTGACGACCTCGCGCGCCGAACAGGACATCTGGCGCAGCTACCACCTGCACGCCAACGCCTATATCCCCAAGCCCGTGGCCCTCGGCGAGTTCGTGGAGGTCATCCGCTCCTTCGGGGCCTTCTGGTTCGGCACGGCGGCCCTGCCCCCCGACCGTCAGCCCTGA
- a CDS encoding aldo/keto reductase, which translates to MRTIKLGTSDLDVPVIAVGCMRINSLDRAGAERFVQSAMGEGATFFDHADIYGGGTCEEIFADAIGMSPRVREGIILQSKCGIRQGMFDFSREHILASVDGILRRLRTDYLDILLLHRPDALVEPEEVAAAFDELHSSGRVRHFGVSNQHPRQIDLLRKYVRQPLVANQLQLSITNATMITGGLNVNMENDAAVNRDGGVLDYCRLHDITVQPWSPFQYGFFEGVFLDNPKFPELNAQIDEVAANHGVSNTTIAMAWLLRHPARMQPVTGTMNVERLKDCCRASEVHLSREEWYAIYRAAGNVLP; encoded by the coding sequence GTGAGAACAATCAAGCTCGGAACCAGTGACCTCGACGTGCCGGTGATCGCGGTTGGGTGTATGCGAATCAATTCCCTCGACCGCGCCGGGGCGGAACGTTTCGTGCAATCGGCGATGGGCGAGGGCGCGACCTTCTTCGATCACGCCGACATCTACGGCGGGGGAACGTGCGAGGAGATATTCGCCGACGCCATCGGCATGAGTCCCCGCGTGCGTGAGGGGATCATCCTGCAATCGAAGTGCGGCATCCGGCAGGGCATGTTCGACTTCTCGCGCGAACACATCCTGGCCTCCGTGGACGGCATCCTGCGGCGGCTGAGGACCGACTACCTCGACATCCTGCTGCTGCACCGCCCCGACGCCCTCGTGGAGCCGGAGGAGGTGGCGGCGGCCTTCGACGAACTGCACAGCTCCGGCAGGGTCCGCCACTTCGGCGTCTCCAACCAGCACCCCCGGCAGATCGACCTGCTGAGGAAGTACGTCCGCCAGCCCCTCGTCGCCAACCAGCTCCAGCTCAGCATCACGAACGCCACGATGATCACGGGCGGCCTCAACGTGAACATGGAGAACGACGCCGCCGTGAACCGTGACGGTGGCGTCCTCGACTACTGCCGCCTGCACGACATCACGGTCCAGCCGTGGTCGCCCTTCCAGTACGGCTTCTTCGAGGGCGTCTTCCTCGACAACCCGAAGTTCCCCGAACTCAACGCGCAGATCGACGAGGTGGCGGCAAATCACGGCGTGAGCAACACGACCATCGCCATGGCGTGGCTGCTGCGCCACCCGGCGCGGATGCAGCCCGTCACGGGGACCATGAATGTGGAACGTCTCAAGGACTGCTGCCGGGCGAGCGAGGTCCACCTCTCGCGGGAGGAGTGGTACGCCATCTACCGTGCGGCGGGCAACGTCCTGCCTTGA
- a CDS encoding chemotaxis protein CheB: MTHAPISSLPPVVVIGGSAGALPALLGIVERLRGDLPATLLVVVHIPPDQPSVLPDLLGRAGPLPATHARDGEVPQPGRIYVAPPDHHLLLGEGGLRLTRGPRENRSRPSIDVLFRSAAYHRGPGVAGVLLSGMQDDGASGLWSIKHLGGAAIVQHPEEAEYPEMPLSAARQVEVDDILPAREIGPRLNAWAVAPRPDEGEGRTTMNADDLRRIELEVGIASEDNAFESGILNQGPLSPFTCPECHGVLVQLREGGTTRYRCHTGHAYTAATLLSEVRHSIETSLWQAVRALDEDVMLLEHLGRHFEAADQPDEARSLRAETAEARERARMLRGVTLRTRTAG, encoded by the coding sequence GTGACCCACGCCCCGATCTCGTCGCTCCCGCCCGTGGTGGTCATCGGGGGGTCTGCCGGGGCGCTTCCGGCCCTGCTGGGGATCGTGGAGCGGCTGCGGGGCGACCTTCCGGCCACGTTGCTCGTGGTGGTCCACATCCCGCCCGACCAGCCCAGCGTCCTGCCGGACCTCCTGGGCCGGGCCGGGCCGCTGCCCGCCACCCACGCCCGCGACGGCGAGGTGCCGCAGCCGGGCCGCATCTACGTGGCCCCCCCCGACCACCACCTCCTCCTGGGCGAGGGCGGCCTGCGCCTGACCCGTGGCCCGCGCGAGAACCGGTCGCGCCCGAGCATCGACGTGCTGTTCCGCTCGGCGGCGTACCACCGGGGGCCGGGGGTGGCCGGGGTGCTGCTCTCGGGGATGCAGGACGACGGTGCCTCGGGCCTGTGGAGCATCAAGCATCTGGGCGGCGCGGCCATCGTCCAGCACCCGGAGGAGGCCGAGTACCCCGAGATGCCCCTGAGCGCCGCGCGTCAGGTCGAGGTGGACGACATCCTCCCCGCCCGCGAGATCGGCCCCCGCCTGAATGCCTGGGCGGTCGCCCCGCGACCCGACGAGGGTGAGGGAAGGACGACCATGAACGCCGACGACCTGCGGAGAATAGAGCTGGAGGTGGGCATCGCCTCGGAGGACAATGCCTTCGAGTCGGGCATCCTCAACCAGGGGCCGCTCTCCCCCTTCACCTGCCCGGAGTGCCACGGGGTCCTCGTCCAGCTCCGCGAGGGCGGCACCACCCGCTACCGCTGCCACACCGGCCACGCCTACACGGCGGCCACCCTGCTCTCGGAGGTCCGGCACTCCATCGAAACGTCGCTGTGGCAGGCCGTCCGGGCGCTCGACGAGGACGTGATGCTCCTCGAACACCTCGGCAGGCACTTCGAGGCCGCCGACCAGCCCGACGAGGCCCGGTCCCTGCGCGCCGAGACCGCCGAGGCGAGGGAGCGTGCCCGGATGCTGCGGGGCGTCACCCTGCGGACGCGGACGGCTGGCTGA
- a CDS encoding CheR family methyltransferase: MSEEHLDAPSHPADLLPDLPEAPPPGPDAGEVAGEVVAPAPARPRAVVGIGGSAGALDGYERFFLGLPPGGGMAYVIVPHLDPEHRGLMTDILRRCTPMPVVQVEDGTELRPDHVYVIPPGRSLTLRHGTLLLDDLEAAQGRTIDTFFASLAADQGTRAVGVVLSGTGSDGTRGVQAIREAGGLVFVQDPEGAQYPAMPQSAAATGLANEVLPAEDLAPRLHTLVTRAPQGDPAEGTGAGDNAPLQKILRLVRARVGHDFSGYKRSTLVRRIDRRMKGHLISDVAQYARFLQENPAEVEALFADFTINVTSFFRDEEAFGELQARLREYILTFKGELDTFRVWVAGCSTGEEAYSVAIVLHELLEEVREERTLKVQIFATDIDREAVERARLGLYPREIAYVVSPERLRRYFTPREEGYQVRAEVRDLLVFATHNTFGDPPFTRLDLLCCRNLLIYLGPELQRQVMALFHYALRPGGLLFLGASETVGPERERFTALHPRWKIFRRGEGPAGPLPVRGGGTFPALAPAEGGGGALRRPGRAVDVTGQAQSLLLAEYAPPAVVVNESGEILFVNGRTARYLELPSGRTMTNLFEMARDGLRYELPAAVRQAWVRREAVRTSSALEVGGVMHMVDVTVWPLHGPYHGLMMIVFQDRPAAAEAVTPPEKRDRVLTLEHELQYTEESLQATIEEMAVSMEETKSSNEELQTTNEELQSSNEELTTSKEELQSLNEELITINAEHQRVITDLAQANDDMKNLLESAGIATVFLSNDLRIKRFTPRITRVINLMPVDVGRPITDISVNLRYDNLTADIGRVVETLETFETQVQTLDGAWYLMRVSPYRTSDNFIDGVVLAFTSIDTIKTLERRVRESSAVAEAALDATQDPVLILDSRLRVVTANRALHALLHTTPAGVNGEFLSEINHFALDLPDLLARLRDVIATEEPMTAFVVNVNLPYGGQRKMKTEAAPLRDVDGQSVLFLLKLEDVTELLRRAAHEGEDLTGDVSSPPGE; this comes from the coding sequence ATGTCCGAAGAACACCTCGATGCCCCCTCCCACCCCGCCGACCTCCTCCCGGACCTCCCGGAGGCCCCGCCGCCCGGCCCCGACGCGGGGGAGGTCGCGGGGGAGGTCGTCGCCCCGGCCCCGGCCCGGCCCCGCGCCGTGGTGGGCATCGGCGGGTCGGCGGGGGCGCTCGACGGGTACGAACGCTTCTTCCTGGGGCTGCCGCCGGGGGGCGGGATGGCCTACGTGATCGTGCCGCACCTCGATCCGGAACACCGGGGGCTGATGACGGACATCCTGCGGCGCTGCACCCCCATGCCGGTCGTGCAGGTCGAGGACGGCACGGAGCTGCGGCCCGACCACGTGTACGTGATCCCGCCGGGCCGCAGCCTGACCCTGCGGCACGGCACGCTGCTGCTCGACGACCTGGAGGCGGCGCAGGGCCGGACCATCGACACCTTCTTCGCGTCGCTGGCCGCCGACCAGGGCACGCGGGCGGTGGGCGTGGTGCTCTCGGGGACGGGGAGCGACGGCACGCGCGGGGTGCAGGCGATCCGCGAGGCGGGCGGGCTGGTGTTCGTGCAGGACCCCGAGGGTGCCCAGTACCCGGCGATGCCGCAGAGCGCCGCCGCGACCGGGCTGGCGAACGAGGTGTTGCCCGCCGAGGACCTCGCCCCCCGGCTGCATACCCTCGTGACGCGCGCCCCCCAGGGGGACCCGGCGGAGGGGACGGGGGCGGGCGACAACGCGCCCCTCCAGAAGATTCTGCGGCTCGTGCGGGCGCGGGTGGGGCACGACTTCAGCGGCTACAAGCGCAGCACCCTCGTGCGGCGCATCGACCGCCGCATGAAGGGCCACCTGATCAGCGACGTGGCGCAGTACGCCCGCTTCCTTCAGGAGAACCCGGCGGAGGTCGAGGCCCTCTTCGCGGACTTCACGATCAACGTGACGAGCTTTTTCCGCGACGAGGAGGCGTTCGGGGAACTCCAGGCCCGGCTGCGCGAGTACATCCTGACGTTCAAGGGCGAACTCGACACCTTCCGGGTGTGGGTGGCGGGCTGCTCGACGGGCGAGGAGGCGTACTCGGTCGCCATCGTGCTGCACGAGCTGCTGGAGGAGGTGCGCGAGGAACGCACCCTCAAGGTGCAGATTTTCGCCACCGACATCGACCGGGAGGCCGTCGAGCGGGCGCGGCTGGGGCTGTACCCGCGCGAGATCGCCTACGTGGTCTCGCCCGAGCGGCTGCGGCGCTACTTCACCCCGCGCGAGGAGGGCTATCAGGTGAGGGCCGAGGTGCGCGACCTGCTCGTGTTCGCCACCCACAACACCTTCGGGGACCCGCCCTTTACCCGGCTCGACCTGCTGTGCTGCCGCAACCTCCTGATCTACCTGGGGCCGGAGCTGCAACGGCAGGTCATGGCGCTGTTCCACTACGCGCTCAGGCCGGGGGGCCTGCTCTTCCTGGGGGCGAGCGAGACGGTGGGGCCGGAGCGCGAACGCTTCACGGCGCTCCATCCCCGCTGGAAAATCTTCCGGCGAGGCGAGGGTCCCGCCGGGCCGCTGCCGGTCCGGGGCGGGGGCACCTTCCCGGCGCTGGCCCCGGCGGAGGGCGGCGGGGGGGCGCTTCGGCGGCCTGGCCGGGCGGTGGACGTGACGGGGCAGGCCCAGAGCCTCCTGCTCGCCGAGTACGCCCCGCCCGCCGTCGTGGTGAACGAGTCGGGCGAGATTCTGTTCGTCAACGGGCGCACCGCGCGCTACCTCGAACTTCCCAGCGGCAGGACGATGACGAACCTGTTCGAGATGGCGCGCGACGGCCTGCGCTACGAGTTGCCCGCCGCCGTCCGGCAGGCCTGGGTGCGCCGCGAGGCGGTCCGCACGAGTTCGGCGCTGGAGGTCGGGGGCGTGATGCACATGGTGGACGTGACCGTGTGGCCCCTGCACGGGCCGTACCACGGGCTGATGATGATCGTCTTCCAGGACCGCCCCGCCGCCGCCGAGGCGGTGACGCCCCCCGAGAAGCGCGACCGGGTGCTCACCCTGGAACACGAGTTGCAGTACACCGAGGAGTCGCTCCAGGCCACCATCGAGGAGATGGCGGTGTCGATGGAGGAGACCAAGAGCAGCAACGAGGAACTCCAGACCACCAACGAGGAGTTGCAGAGCAGCAACGAGGAGCTGACGACCTCGAAGGAGGAGTTGCAGTCGCTCAACGAGGAACTCATCACGATCAACGCCGAGCACCAGCGGGTCATCACCGACCTCGCGCAGGCGAACGACGACATGAAGAACCTGCTGGAGAGCGCCGGGATCGCCACGGTGTTCCTGAGCAACGACCTGCGGATCAAGCGGTTTACCCCGCGCATCACCCGCGTGATCAACCTGATGCCGGTGGACGTGGGGCGGCCCATCACCGACATCAGCGTGAACCTGCGCTACGACAACCTGACGGCGGACATCGGGCGGGTGGTGGAGACGCTGGAGACCTTCGAGACTCAGGTGCAGACCCTGGACGGCGCGTGGTACCTGATGCGGGTCAGCCCCTACCGCACCTCGGACAACTTCATCGACGGGGTGGTTCTGGCCTTCACGAGCATCGACACGATCAAGACCCTCGAACGCCGGGTCCGCGAATCGTCCGCCGTCGCCGAGGCCGCGCTGGACGCGACGCAAGACCCCGTGCTGATCCTCGACTCGCGCCTGCGGGTGGTGACGGCCAACCGCGCCCTCCACGCCCTGCTGCACACTACCCCCGCCGGGGTGAACGGGGAGTTCCTGAGCGAGATCAACCACTTCGCCCTCGACCTGCCCGACCTTCTGGCCCGCTTGCGCGACGTGATCGCCACCGAGGAACCCATGACGGCCTTCGTGGTGAACGTGAACCTGCCCTACGGGGGCCAGCGCAAGATGAAGACCGAGGCCGCGCCCCTGCGCGACGTGGACGGCCAGAGCGTCCTCTTCCTGCTCAAGCTGGAGGACGTGACCGAGCTGCTGCGCCGCGCCGCCCACGAGGGCGAGGACCTCACCGGGGACGTGTCGTCGCCACCGGGGGAGTGA
- a CDS encoding chemotaxis protein CheB, whose amino-acid sequence MTSPPIVVIGASAGGIEALRDLAAGLPPEYPGTLCVVLHMHAETPSALPHILSRAGPLPARHPEDGEELRGGTIYVAPPDHHLLVDGHRAGVKRGPKENRFRPSVDALFRSAAYTRAPGVIGVVLSGMLDDGTSGLWTIKRRGGVAVVQDPGDAAFDPMPRHALEQVNVDHQLRAQDMGPLLARLVQGGVPGAGREDRMDEHELERLMLEVGMSALGPDSPTSVQRLGPYSPFTCPECHGAMVQFREGGVTRFRCHTGHAYTAPSLLAELSEAIEDKLYQTLRAMEEGILLLGELGRQAGDLSGPQVTALLERAREVQRRADVIQGLALGRRTLAPDEPLPR is encoded by the coding sequence ATGACCTCCCCTCCCATCGTCGTCATCGGTGCCTCCGCCGGGGGCATCGAGGCCCTGCGTGACCTCGCCGCCGGGTTGCCGCCCGAGTATCCGGGGACGCTCTGCGTCGTGCTGCACATGCACGCCGAGACGCCCAGCGCCCTGCCGCACATCCTGAGCCGCGCCGGGCCATTGCCCGCCCGCCACCCGGAGGACGGCGAGGAGCTGCGCGGCGGGACGATCTACGTGGCCCCGCCCGACCACCACCTCCTCGTGGACGGCCACCGGGCGGGCGTGAAGCGGGGGCCGAAGGAGAACCGCTTCCGTCCCTCGGTGGACGCGCTCTTCCGCTCGGCGGCGTACACCCGCGCGCCGGGGGTGATCGGCGTGGTGCTCTCCGGGATGCTGGACGACGGCACCTCCGGGCTGTGGACGATCAAGCGCCGGGGCGGGGTGGCGGTCGTGCAAGACCCAGGTGACGCGGCCTTCGACCCGATGCCCCGGCACGCGCTGGAGCAGGTGAACGTGGATCACCAACTGCGGGCGCAGGACATGGGACCATTGCTCGCGCGGCTGGTGCAGGGGGGCGTGCCCGGCGCGGGGAGGGAGGACAGGATGGACGAGCACGAACTCGAACGGCTGATGCTGGAGGTCGGCATGTCGGCGCTGGGGCCGGACTCCCCCACGAGCGTGCAGCGGCTGGGGCCGTACTCGCCCTTCACCTGCCCGGAGTGTCACGGGGCGATGGTGCAGTTCCGGGAGGGCGGCGTCACCCGCTTTCGCTGCCACACCGGCCACGCCTACACCGCCCCCTCTCTGCTCGCCGAACTCTCCGAGGCCATCGAGGACAAGCTCTACCAGACCCTGCGCGCGATGGAGGAGGGCATCCTGCTGCTGGGCGAACTCGGACGGCAGGCCGGGGACCTGAGCGGCCCCCAGGTCACGGCCCTGCTGGAGCGGGCGCGCGAGGTGCAGCGGCGCGCGGACGTGATCCAGGGCCTCGCGCTGGGGCGGCGAACCCTCGCCCCGGACGAGCCGCTGCCGAGGTGA
- a CDS encoding sensor histidine kinase, which produces MTKVDKPQETLRDHAEAHLHGQTPPVPPPDDLHTLLRELQTQRHELQVHQIELQLQNEELRRANEELEELRARYTDLFELAPVGYLTLDRQGIVQEANLTVCAMLGVRRELFVSRRFPLFVAQESRSHFSLLLRRVFELPDKRVAELTLERAGGETCHVQIECVVADTGDQHGPLCRMALMDITAQRRAQDAVMRLNQTLEERVEERTARLRELGGEFERFAQSIAQDLLSPLRHITSFATLLQQEDPPVSEAGRRHLSAILSSAARMNTLVGALIDVSRASNSRMRLTQVDLGRVLKEVRKELLPRMEGREVALTHDALPTVSSDGTTMQLIFLHVLDNALKATRASERPQIHVTVQDTPPEYILGVRDNGLGFNMRYRDKLFEVFKKVHSERDFPGAGVGLAVVRRLVARVGGRVWADGRVGEGATFWLALPKQPPVLD; this is translated from the coding sequence GTGACGAAAGTGGACAAGCCGCAGGAGACTCTACGCGATCACGCGGAGGCCCACCTGCACGGCCAGACACCCCCGGTCCCGCCCCCCGACGACCTCCACACGCTGCTGCGCGAGCTTCAGACTCAGCGACACGAGCTTCAGGTCCACCAGATCGAGCTGCAACTGCAAAACGAGGAGTTGCGCCGCGCCAACGAGGAGCTGGAGGAACTGCGTGCCCGCTACACGGACCTGTTCGAGCTGGCCCCGGTGGGCTACCTGACGCTCGACCGCCAGGGCATCGTGCAGGAGGCCAACCTGACGGTGTGCGCCATGCTGGGGGTGCGGCGCGAACTGTTCGTCAGCCGCCGCTTTCCCCTCTTCGTGGCCCAGGAGAGCCGCAGTCACTTCAGCCTGCTGCTCCGGCGCGTGTTCGAGTTGCCGGACAAACGGGTGGCCGAGCTGACGCTGGAGCGCGCGGGCGGCGAGACGTGCCACGTGCAGATCGAGTGCGTGGTCGCCGACACCGGGGACCAGCACGGGCCTCTGTGCCGCATGGCCCTGATGGACATCACGGCGCAGCGGCGGGCGCAGGACGCCGTGATGCGCCTGAATCAGACGCTGGAGGAGCGGGTGGAGGAACGCACCGCCCGGCTGCGCGAACTCGGCGGGGAGTTCGAGCGCTTCGCCCAGTCCATCGCCCAGGACCTGCTCTCGCCGCTGCGGCACATCACGAGCTTCGCCACGCTGCTTCAGCAGGAGGACCCCCCGGTCTCGGAGGCGGGCCGGCGGCACCTGAGCGCCATCCTGAGTTCGGCGGCACGCATGAACACGCTCGTGGGTGCCCTGATCGACGTGTCCCGCGCGAGCAACAGCCGGATGCGCCTGACCCAGGTGGACCTCGGGCGGGTCCTGAAGGAGGTTCGCAAGGAACTCCTGCCCCGGATGGAGGGCCGGGAGGTGGCGCTCACCCACGATGCCCTTCCCACCGTCTCCAGCGACGGCACGACCATGCAGCTCATCTTCCTGCACGTGCTCGACAACGCCCTGAAGGCCACACGCGCCTCTGAGCGGCCCCAGATTCACGTCACGGTTCAGGACACGCCGCCCGAATACATCCTGGGCGTGCGCGACAACGGCCTGGGCTTCAACATGCGCTACCGCGACAAGCTCTTCGAGGTCTTCAAGAAGGTCCACAGCGAGCGCGACTTCCCCGGCGCAGGCGTCGGCCTCGCAGTCGTGCGCCGCCTCGTCGCGCGGGTGGGCGGGCGCGTCTGGGCCGACGGCAGGGTGGGCGAGGGCGCGACCTTCTGGCTGGCCCTGCCCAAGCAGCCGCCGGTGCTGGACTGA
- a CDS encoding DUF1622 domain-containing protein, with amino-acid sequence MEELSKEFTSYLSVGVETAAALIIAFAVVQAAWRVLRMLLARPAEPDEAKEGVRLRLARWLAVALEFELAADILRTAIAPTWDEIGKLAAIAALRTLLNYFLQKEIEQNAQKQRAVSGASPLEGRAAPGTAGAGEG; translated from the coding sequence GTGGAAGAACTGAGCAAGGAGTTCACGTCCTACCTGTCGGTGGGGGTGGAGACTGCCGCCGCCCTGATCATCGCCTTCGCCGTCGTGCAGGCCGCGTGGCGCGTGCTGCGGATGCTGCTCGCCCGCCCCGCCGAACCCGACGAGGCGAAGGAGGGGGTGCGCCTGCGCCTCGCCCGCTGGCTGGCCGTCGCGCTGGAGTTCGAGCTGGCCGCCGACATCCTGCGAACCGCCATCGCCCCGACCTGGGACGAGATCGGCAAGCTGGCCGCCATCGCCGCCCTGCGAACGCTCCTGAACTACTTCCTGCAAAAGGAGATCGAGCAGAACGCGCAAAAGCAGCGGGCGGTGAGCGGGGCCAGTCCGCTGGAGGGGCGGGCGGCACCGGGGACGGCGGGAGCGGGGGAGGGGTAG
- a CDS encoding cytochrome ubiquinol oxidase subunit I, translating to MDFDVLGLSRFQFASTSIFHFFFVSLTVGLAFLIAVMEGIAYFRKDKAHIYSNMTNFFGHLFLINFAVGVVTGIVQEFQFGMNWSQYSKFVGNIFGVPLALEVLMAFFLESTFIALWWFGKDRLRPVVRLASIWLVAIGTQISAFWIVLANGWMHRPVGYEVVGDQAFLTDFSAVVFNYKAWLYFLHVQGSAWTVAAFLVLGISAYHLLRRQDVEVFSRSLRIGLVFGAIGTVFSATSGHRAAQVARYDQPMKFAAMEAQWETSTSPAPWSAVAIINESERRNDFNVEIPYLGSLLAYNRPVGNYEGMIPLQEQYEEQYGPGNYIPPVTWVYWNFRIMVGLGVILLLAAFGGVYLWWRKRGGLNDTRWYLRLLLLTIPMPWIANFCGWITTEMGRQPFMVYGLLTTSQGVSANSFGEVFVGLVGLWVVYLALIGLDIYLLTVTARAGVHHKPEAQMVAAPAPNYAGEGFQEYDRRN from the coding sequence ATGGATTTCGACGTTCTCGGCCTCTCGCGCTTCCAGTTCGCGTCCACCAGCATCTTTCACTTCTTCTTCGTGTCGCTGACGGTGGGGCTGGCCTTCCTGATCGCGGTGATGGAGGGCATCGCCTACTTCCGCAAGGACAAGGCCCACATCTACAGCAACATGACGAACTTCTTCGGGCACCTGTTCCTGATCAACTTCGCGGTCGGCGTGGTGACGGGCATCGTGCAGGAGTTTCAGTTCGGCATGAACTGGAGCCAGTACTCCAAGTTCGTGGGCAACATCTTCGGCGTGCCGCTCGCGCTGGAGGTACTGATGGCCTTTTTTCTGGAGAGCACCTTCATCGCCCTGTGGTGGTTCGGCAAAGACCGTCTGCGCCCGGTCGTCCGGCTGGCGAGCATCTGGCTCGTCGCCATCGGCACGCAGATCAGCGCCTTCTGGATCGTGCTGGCGAACGGCTGGATGCACCGCCCGGTCGGGTACGAGGTGGTGGGCGATCAGGCGTTTCTGACCGACTTCTCGGCGGTCGTGTTCAATTACAAGGCGTGGCTGTACTTCCTCCACGTGCAGGGGTCGGCGTGGACGGTGGCGGCCTTCCTCGTGCTGGGGATCAGCGCGTACCACCTGCTCAGGAGGCAGGATGTGGAGGTCTTCTCGCGCTCGCTGCGGATCGGGCTGGTGTTCGGGGCCATCGGGACCGTCTTCTCGGCCACGAGCGGGCACCGGGCCGCGCAGGTCGCGCGCTACGACCAGCCCATGAAGTTCGCGGCGATGGAGGCGCAGTGGGAGACCTCCACCTCGCCCGCGCCGTGGTCCGCCGTCGCCATCATCAACGAATCCGAGCGGCGCAACGACTTCAACGTGGAGATTCCGTACCTCGGCTCGCTGCTCGCCTACAACCGACCCGTGGGCAACTACGAGGGCATGATTCCCCTTCAGGAGCAGTACGAGGAGCAGTACGGCCCCGGCAACTACATTCCGCCCGTGACGTGGGTGTACTGGAACTTCCGCATCATGGTCGGGCTGGGCGTCATTCTGCTCCTCGCCGCGTTCGGGGGCGTGTACTTGTGGTGGCGCAAACGCGGGGGCCTGAATGACACCCGCTGGTATCTGCGCCTCCTGCTCCTCACCATCCCGATGCCGTGGATCGCCAACTTCTGCGGCTGGATCACGACCGAGATGGGCCGCCAGCCCTTCATGGTCTACGGCCTGCTGACGACCAGCCAGGGCGTGAGCGCCAACTCCTTCGGCGAGGTCTTCGTCGGCCTCGTCGGGCTGTGGGTCGTCTACCTCGCCCTGATCGGCCTGGACATCTACCTCCTCACGGTGACGGCCCGCGCGGGCGTCCACCACAAGCCGGAAGCGCAGATGGTCGCCGCGCCCGCCCCGAACTACGCGGGCGAGGGATTTCAGGAGTACGACCGGAGGAATTGA
- the cydB gene encoding cytochrome d ubiquinol oxidase subunit II, which yields MDLITLWFWLIALTFTLYFFLEGFDFGVDILRPFLAKTEAEERALVGTIGPFWDGNEVWAIAAAGVMFSTFPVWYGTLFSGLYPVFVIILLSLLMRGVSFEYRNQVDQPRWRAFWDWMSFLGSLLPSFFWGLTMAKLIEGLPVNAEERVVGGFLDVFTPFSVVGGLATLLLFMLHGANFLLLRLHTDTVLYTRARAAALFWGALATVAILAFVVMGYVTEGLFNSFGVGPWLFPLAAGLTLGSIWFGLTTRRDVFAFLMSSLTIVFSIVTIFIALYTRQIVLPSTLDAAFNLGLRESASQPYTLRLMTWVGGIFLPLIIGYQIWNYYVFRERVRPDEGGLNKGYD from the coding sequence ATGGACCTCATCACCCTCTGGTTCTGGCTGATCGCGCTGACCTTCACCCTGTACTTCTTTCTGGAGGGCTTCGACTTCGGGGTGGACATCCTGCGGCCCTTCCTGGCGAAGACCGAGGCCGAGGAGCGGGCGCTCGTGGGCACCATCGGCCCCTTCTGGGACGGCAACGAGGTGTGGGCCATCGCGGCGGCGGGCGTGATGTTCTCGACCTTCCCGGTGTGGTACGGGACGCTGTTTTCCGGGCTGTACCCCGTCTTCGTCATCATCCTGCTCTCGCTGCTGATGCGGGGCGTGTCGTTCGAGTACCGCAATCAGGTAGACCAGCCGCGCTGGCGGGCCTTCTGGGATTGGATGTCGTTTCTGGGGAGCCTGCTTCCCTCCTTCTTCTGGGGGCTGACGATGGCGAAGCTGATCGAGGGGCTGCCCGTGAACGCCGAGGAGCGGGTGGTGGGCGGCTTCCTGGACGTGTTCACGCCGTTCTCGGTGGTGGGGGGCCTCGCCACGCTGCTGCTGTTCATGCTGCACGGGGCGAACTTCCTGCTGCTGCGGCTGCACACGGACACGGTGCTGTACACCCGTGCCCGCGCCGCCGCGCTGTTCTGGGGGGCGCTCGCCACGGTCGCCATCCTTGCCTTCGTGGTGATGGGCTACGTCACCGAGGGGCTGTTCAATTCCTTCGGGGTGGGGCCGTGGCTCTTTCCGCTCGCCGCCGGGCTGACGCTGGGAAGCATCTGGTTCGGGCTGACGACGAGGCGGGACGTGTTCGCCTTCCTGATGAGCAGCCTGACCATCGTCTTTTCCATCGTGACCATCTTCATCGCGCTCTACACGCGGCAGATCGTGCTGCCCTCCACGCTGGACGCGGCCTTCAACCTGGGGCTGCGAGAGAGCGCGAGCCAGCCCTACACGTTGCGGCTGATGACGTGGGTGGGCGGCATCTTCCTGCCCCTCATCATCGGCTACCAGATCTGGAACTACTACGTCTTCCGCGAGCGGGTGCGCCCCGACGAGGGCGGGCTGAACAAGGGGTACGACTGA